One window of the Periophthalmus magnuspinnatus isolate fPerMag1 chromosome 6, fPerMag1.2.pri, whole genome shotgun sequence genome contains the following:
- the mrps35 gene encoding 28S ribosomal protein S35, mitochondrial, whose product MASYSTKAFLILGRINISRSRLQNATNRATYVSVLSMNSPTGNRGLPERRGRGQVGRKPRREVGVPRTEKMPVDQDWTAVYPSAAPFRPNAVPLPVRMGYPIKGGVAPDKKANLELIKIPNFLHLTPAAIKKHCEALKPFCTEWPLALDTDAKCDEHFPIKVQTTHFVSAGPSLRNPSARIVHLKVKLSSLNLDDHARKKMIKLVGSRYCKKTDILTITTDSCPLRKQNYDYAMYLLTVLYHESWKIEGWEAEKTVADMEEYSWENSPSQRNLLDTLTRMKVVEEEGGEEVRQQLLGQAEVQEYKDSVTRLKNEGENEDTLLQYKEAVKKVLKL is encoded by the exons ATGGCGTCCTACTCGACCAAAGCGTTTCTCATTTTAGGGCGAATAAACATCTCCCGATCCCGTCTGCAAAATGCTACAAACAGAGCTACATACGTGTCAGTTCTGTCTATGAACTCTCCTACTGGGAATAGAG GTTTGCCAGAGAGACGTGGCCGAGGTCAGGTTGGAAGAAAGCCCAGGAGAGAA GTGGGTGTGCCACGGACAGAGAAAATGCCTGTAGATCAAGACTGGACTGCAGTGTACCCCTCTGCTGCTCCCTTCAGACCAAACGCTGTTCCGCTCCCTGTCAGGATGGGATATCCTATAAAGGGAGGAGTTGCCCCAGACAAAAAGGCGAACTTGGAACTTATTAAG ATCCccaattttttacatttgacgCCAGCCGCTATCAAGAAACATTGTGAAGCTCTTAAAC ctttttgcaCAGAGTGGCCCTTAGCGTTGGACACAGATGCCAAATGTGACGAACACTTTCCCATTAAAGttcaaaccacacactttgTATCAGCTGGTCCTTCACTCAGAAACCCATCAGCTCGCATCGTGCACCTCAAA GTGAAACTGTCCAGCTTAAATCTGGATGATCATGCACGCAAGAAAATGATTAAACTTGTGGGTTCAagatactgcaaaaaaacagATATTCTCACTATTACTACAGACAG CTGCCCATTGCGAAAGCAGAATTATGACTATGCCATGTACCTCCTTACAGTCCTTTACCATGAGTCTTGG AAAATTGAGGGGTGGGAAGCAGAGAAGACTGTGGCTGACATGGAAGAGTACAGCTGGGAGAACAGTCCATCCCAAAGAAATCTTCTGGACACTCTAACTCGCATgaaggtggtggaggaggaaggaggggaggaggtgcGCCAACAGCTCCTGGGACAGGCTGAGGTGCAGGAGTATAAGGACTCTGTGACCAGATTAAAGAACGAAGGGGAGAATGAAGATACTCTGCTTCAGTATAAAGAGGCCGTCAAGAAAGTACTCAAACTTTAA